TGTGCTTCGGGAGCCAGGCGGTGATGTCGCCCTCGGTGTGGCCGCGGCCGTGGAACTCCAGCACCAGCTCGCCTCGGTCACCGCCGAGCTCGATCGTGAGCCTGTCGCGGAAGGTCACCGTGGGCCAGGTCAGGCCGGGGATGGACTCGGGCTCCTCGAACAGCCGTGGCATCCGGCCGTACTCGCTCTCCCAGTCCTGCTGGCCGCGCTCGGCGATGAGGCCCTTGGTCTGCTCGGAGCTGATGATCGACTCGGCGTCGAAGGCGCTGGCCCCCAGCACCCGGACGGCGTGGTAGTGGCTGAGCACCAGGTGGCGGACCGGCTTGTCGGTGTGCTCGCGCAGCCTGGTCAGCCAGCGGCGGGCCGCGACCGGGGTGGCCAGCGCCTCGAAGCAGACGAGGAAGTCCTCGCCCTCGATGGCGCCGAGGTTGGGGTCGCCCTCCGCGGTGAGCGCGTACACGCCGTCGGCGAGCACCTCGAGGGTCTGCTCCTTGACGCCGAGGTCTGCGGATGAGGCGAAGGGCTTCGCGGCCATGGGAGCTCCCGTGCACGGTGGATGCCCGCCCGCATATCGAGCGATGCGTTCTCTTACCGGCTCAGCGTAGTGGCGGTGTGGTCCGCGACACAACCCATCCGGAGGGGGTGGTCGTCGCTGCGCTGTCGGAACTCCCGGGGTGGCACGGGAGGCGCTGGACTCGCCCGTCGCCGAGGGCCTCCGGCT
The Modestobacter marinus DNA segment above includes these coding regions:
- a CDS encoding MBL fold metallo-hydrolase — encoded protein: MAAKPFASSADLGVKEQTLEVLADGVYALTAEGDPNLGAIEGEDFLVCFEALATPVAARRWLTRLREHTDKPVRHLVLSHYHAVRVLGASAFDAESIISSEQTKGLIAERGQQDWESEYGRMPRLFEEPESIPGLTWPTVTFRDRLTIELGGDRGELVLEFHGRGHTEGDITAWLPKHKILFAGDLVESQAALYTGDAFHFDWATGTLDRIKALGAEQLIGGRGAIARGRAEVDAAIEQTRAFLTTMHETVGTAHRAGGTLKEAFEATHAALAPQFGHWPIFEHCLPFDVQRLWDEFSGIERPVIWTAERDRQVWAELQG